A single genomic interval of Desulfosoma caldarium harbors:
- a CDS encoding bifunctional aminoglycoside phosphotransferase/ATP-binding protein, with product MEDAMAAFETVCRAFADPTFYPHPVTSVHRIDTHISAVFLTGLWVYKLKKPVNFGFLDFSRLELRCHYCHREVLLNQRFSRGVYAKVVTIRRGPFGTLSLDGPGSLVECAVVMRQLPLHLSLEALLAQGTLKAEHWQKLGERLADLYAQAERNDEIRHFGTLSVISQNVLENFDQTAPFVGDLLDAEKWHLIYNVNDAFVESHSDLFDTRLKEDRICDGHGDLRSDHIYFADDGIQIIDAIEFNDRFRFGDVAADLAFLHMDLDHRGAFSQSLMVLHAYARRAHDPSLYRVLDFYACYRAMVRVKVSCLRFRELVEDEGRDFQDAEATASRHDAARFLDLAYIYAATMTRPTLYVFCGLPASGKSFHARRLAEAFQLSYVASDVLRRELFREFQEDLPEKTAYGAGLYHKDRRRVVYAHLLNRAHEQLKHRRSVILDATFSERKWREEALRLARDQDANVILVECRCSENTLARRLATRDHMPGLSDARIHHLPHFIQEFEPLTEPVPSHSHLVCDTEGNPNDVFYQLLSDLYAFQCAQSRIRLAQ from the coding sequence ATGGAAGACGCCATGGCGGCCTTTGAAACGGTGTGCCGCGCTTTTGCTGACCCCACCTTTTACCCTCACCCAGTGACCTCCGTTCATAGAATCGATACCCACATTTCGGCCGTCTTTCTCACGGGCCTTTGGGTCTACAAGCTGAAAAAACCTGTCAATTTCGGTTTTCTCGACTTCAGCCGTCTGGAGCTTCGTTGTCATTATTGTCACCGCGAAGTCCTGCTTAATCAACGATTTAGCCGAGGCGTTTATGCCAAGGTGGTAACCATTCGACGAGGCCCTTTCGGCACCCTGTCCTTGGACGGGCCCGGATCATTGGTGGAATGCGCTGTGGTCATGCGCCAGCTTCCTTTGCACCTAAGCCTTGAAGCCCTCTTGGCTCAAGGCACCTTGAAAGCCGAACATTGGCAAAAGCTCGGAGAGCGGCTGGCCGATCTCTACGCCCAAGCCGAAAGAAACGATGAAATTCGCCACTTCGGCACCCTCTCCGTGATTTCACAAAACGTCTTGGAAAATTTTGACCAGACCGCGCCTTTTGTAGGCGACCTTTTGGATGCGGAAAAGTGGCATCTCATTTACAATGTGAACGACGCCTTCGTGGAAAGCCATAGCGACCTGTTCGATACTCGGCTCAAAGAAGACCGCATCTGCGACGGTCATGGTGACTTGCGATCGGATCACATCTATTTCGCGGACGACGGCATTCAGATCATCGATGCCATCGAATTCAACGACCGATTTCGTTTCGGCGATGTGGCCGCCGACCTGGCGTTTCTTCACATGGATCTGGATCATCGAGGCGCCTTTTCCCAGAGCCTTATGGTGCTTCACGCCTATGCGCGCCGGGCTCACGACCCTTCCTTGTACCGTGTTTTGGATTTTTATGCGTGCTATCGAGCCATGGTGAGGGTGAAAGTGTCCTGCCTGAGGTTTCGGGAACTGGTGGAAGACGAAGGCCGAGATTTTCAGGATGCGGAAGCGACGGCCAGCCGACATGACGCGGCCAGATTCCTCGATCTCGCTTACATCTACGCGGCCACCATGACCCGCCCCACGCTGTACGTGTTTTGCGGCTTGCCGGCATCCGGAAAATCGTTCCATGCGCGACGTCTGGCCGAAGCATTTCAACTTTCTTATGTGGCGTCAGATGTTTTACGGCGGGAGCTGTTTCGGGAATTCCAGGAGGACTTACCGGAAAAGACGGCTTACGGCGCCGGTCTTTACCATAAGGATCGGCGCCGCGTGGTCTACGCCCATCTTCTCAACCGAGCCCACGAGCAGCTCAAGCACAGGCGCTCCGTGATCCTGGACGCCACGTTCAGCGAGCGCAAGTGGAGGGAAGAAGCCCTGCGATTGGCTCGGGACCAGGACGCCAACGTCATCTTGGTGGAATGCCGATGTTCTGAAAACACTTTAGCACGTCGCCTGGCCACACGCGATCACATGCCGGGCCTTTCTGACGCTCGAATCCACCATCTTCCTCATTTTATTCAAGAATTCGAGCCTCTGACCGAACCCGTACCTTCCCACAGCCATCTGGTGTGCGATACGGAGGGCAACCCGAACGACGTCTTTTATCAGCTTCTGTCCGATCTCTATGCCTTTCAATGCGCCCAATCCCGAATCCGCCTGGCGCAGTGA
- a CDS encoding Lon protease family protein yields MTTRFRELTVEELRASVDSNAFPFEHTGVLTPLEEGVVGQERAIDAIKFGMGMKEKGYNIFIAGPAKAGLTYIARTFLEEQAKKEPTPPDWCYVYNFKQPDEPKSLRLSPGRGKELKKDMESFIQTLQAKIPEVFDSDDYRAKEAEVHQGFERRRRQIIDELSEIARNEGFILQFSQVGMVIIPANKEGQPMSQEELSELSDEEKKALREKSDELQEKMKAAIKRIRQAEAEFKEKQAKLDSEIAMFVVGQLLEHYLEKYEDEPQVLEYLKAVQEDVLENIEEFKKKPEGQQQMGPFPMPPREAAMRRYDVNVLIDNSETQGAPVVIESNPAYPNLFGSIERQAWFGALFTDFTMIKPGALHRANGGYLVMKALDLLKWYLSWEAIKRALRDGVIKIEDLGELYGIFSTRTIRPEPIPMDVKIVLTGDPYLYHLMYIYDDRFQKLFKVKAHLDDQMDRKEDTVFQCARMISRFCEENKIRHLDRTGVARVLEYSMEVTGDREKLSLELGDISDLLREANYFAALDKAEFISREHVHQAVQKRIYRANLIEERVKELVKKDIFWVETTGAKVGQVNGLSVLMTGDHEFGKPNRITATVSVGREGVVAIERESKLSGNIHTKGVMILASFLKERFAHNKPISLTATLCFEQSYGMVEGDSASSTELYAILSALSGVPIKQGIAVTGSVSQKGEIQPVGGVTQKIEAFFDICAHKGLTGDQGVIIPEKNVRNLMLKQAVLDAVKEGKFHIWPVSRIEEGIEILTGVAAGELQPDGTYPEGTIFRRADDRLKEIAEIVKKFGKDENGSAPASSDEGGSAPCPSCDR; encoded by the coding sequence ATGACCACACGTTTCAGGGAATTGACGGTGGAAGAGCTTCGAGCAAGCGTGGATTCGAACGCTTTTCCTTTTGAACACACGGGGGTTCTCACCCCACTGGAAGAGGGTGTTGTAGGCCAGGAGCGGGCCATCGACGCCATCAAGTTTGGTATGGGAATGAAGGAAAAGGGCTACAACATCTTCATTGCCGGCCCCGCCAAAGCAGGGCTCACCTACATCGCCCGCACCTTTTTGGAAGAGCAGGCCAAAAAGGAACCGACTCCGCCCGATTGGTGTTACGTCTACAACTTCAAGCAACCCGATGAGCCCAAAAGTCTTCGCTTGTCGCCCGGCCGCGGCAAGGAACTCAAAAAGGACATGGAATCATTTATTCAAACGCTTCAGGCCAAGATTCCCGAGGTGTTTGACAGCGACGACTATCGTGCCAAGGAAGCGGAGGTGCATCAGGGCTTTGAGCGGCGTCGAAGGCAGATCATTGACGAGCTGTCTGAGATAGCTCGCAATGAAGGCTTCATTTTGCAGTTTTCTCAAGTAGGCATGGTGATCATTCCGGCCAACAAAGAAGGCCAACCCATGAGCCAGGAGGAGCTCAGTGAGCTCAGCGACGAGGAAAAGAAGGCGTTGCGGGAAAAAAGCGATGAGCTTCAGGAAAAGATGAAGGCGGCCATCAAGCGCATTCGCCAGGCCGAGGCCGAATTCAAGGAAAAGCAGGCCAAACTCGACAGCGAAATCGCCATGTTTGTGGTCGGCCAACTCCTTGAGCACTACCTGGAAAAATATGAGGATGAACCGCAAGTGCTGGAGTATTTGAAGGCGGTTCAAGAAGACGTTCTGGAAAACATTGAGGAATTCAAGAAAAAGCCAGAAGGCCAGCAGCAGATGGGACCTTTCCCCATGCCGCCTCGAGAAGCGGCCATGCGCCGCTACGATGTCAACGTGCTCATTGACAACTCCGAAACTCAAGGGGCTCCGGTGGTCATTGAATCGAATCCGGCGTACCCTAACCTCTTTGGAAGCATCGAGCGTCAGGCCTGGTTCGGCGCCCTGTTTACAGATTTTACCATGATCAAACCGGGAGCGCTGCACCGTGCCAATGGCGGCTACCTGGTCATGAAGGCCTTGGACCTTTTGAAGTGGTACCTTTCCTGGGAAGCTATCAAGCGGGCGCTGCGCGACGGCGTCATCAAGATCGAGGATCTTGGGGAATTGTATGGCATTTTCAGCACGCGCACCATCCGCCCGGAACCCATTCCCATGGATGTGAAGATCGTGCTCACGGGCGATCCCTACCTCTATCACCTGATGTACATTTACGATGACCGATTCCAGAAGCTGTTCAAGGTCAAGGCCCACCTGGACGACCAAATGGACCGTAAGGAAGACACCGTCTTTCAGTGTGCTCGCATGATCAGTCGGTTTTGCGAGGAAAACAAGATTCGCCATTTGGACCGCACGGGTGTGGCCCGCGTGTTGGAATACAGCATGGAGGTGACGGGAGATCGGGAAAAGCTGAGCCTGGAGCTGGGCGATATCAGCGACCTGCTTCGAGAAGCCAATTACTTTGCCGCTTTGGACAAGGCCGAATTCATTAGCCGAGAGCATGTGCATCAGGCCGTGCAAAAGCGCATCTATCGGGCCAACCTCATTGAGGAGCGGGTCAAGGAACTGGTTAAGAAAGACATTTTCTGGGTGGAGACCACGGGAGCCAAGGTGGGCCAGGTCAACGGGCTTTCCGTTCTGATGACCGGAGACCACGAGTTCGGCAAGCCCAACCGTATCACGGCCACGGTGTCGGTGGGCCGAGAGGGCGTGGTGGCCATCGAACGAGAATCCAAGCTCAGCGGGAATATTCACACCAAAGGTGTGATGATCCTAGCGAGTTTCCTCAAGGAGCGATTCGCGCACAACAAGCCCATTTCCCTCACCGCCACCCTTTGTTTTGAACAAAGCTACGGCATGGTGGAAGGGGACAGCGCCTCCAGCACGGAACTCTATGCCATTCTGAGCGCTCTTTCCGGCGTGCCCATCAAGCAGGGCATCGCGGTGACGGGCTCGGTCAGCCAAAAGGGGGAGATCCAGCCGGTGGGGGGCGTGACCCAAAAAATCGAAGCCTTCTTTGACATTTGTGCCCATAAGGGCCTGACCGGTGACCAAGGGGTGATCATTCCCGAGAAGAACGTACGCAATCTTATGCTCAAGCAAGCGGTATTGGATGCGGTGAAGGAAGGCAAGTTCCACATTTGGCCCGTGAGCCGTATCGAGGAGGGCATCGAGATTCTGACCGGTGTGGCGGCCGGCGAACTCCAGCCCGACGGCACGTATCCGGAAGGGACCATCTTTCGTCGAGCCGACGACCGGTTGAAAGAAATTGCCGAAATCGTCAAGAAATTCGGAAAGGACGAGAACGGCTCGGCCCCCGCTTCTTCTGACGAAGGCGGTTCGGCACCATGCCCAAGCTGTGATCGGTAG
- a CDS encoding KH domain-containing protein, with amino-acid sequence MTHRGGEDMRELVYYLAKALVDHPDKVVLEEKASGDAVLFELSVAPEDMGKVIGRSGKTIEALRTVVQLAASSVGKKCRLEVLG; translated from the coding sequence ATGACGCATCGGGGTGGAGAAGACATGCGAGAACTTGTGTATTATCTTGCAAAAGCTTTGGTGGATCATCCGGACAAGGTGGTTCTGGAAGAAAAAGCCAGCGGTGACGCAGTGCTCTTTGAACTGTCCGTGGCTCCGGAGGATATGGGGAAGGTGATCGGCAGAAGCGGCAAGACCATAGAGGCATTGAGGACGGTGGTGCAGCTTGCAGCGAGCAGCGTGGGTAAAAAATGCCGTTTGGAAGTTCTCGGCTGA
- a CDS encoding MTH1187 family thiamine-binding protein, whose protein sequence is MAIVEVSVVPLGTAKTSLSDEVASAVAILRASGLPYELTAMGTIIYGDLDKILETVRAMHESCFQRGVQRVLTQIKIDDRRDRVSTPTDKVHSVLEKLKGTSP, encoded by the coding sequence ATGGCCATTGTGGAAGTCAGTGTGGTTCCGTTGGGTACGGCAAAGACGAGCCTGAGCGATGAAGTGGCCAGCGCGGTGGCGATTTTGCGGGCGAGCGGCCTTCCTTACGAATTGACAGCCATGGGAACCATCATCTATGGAGATTTGGACAAGATCCTGGAAACCGTTCGAGCTATGCACGAAAGTTGTTTTCAAAGGGGCGTGCAAAGGGTCCTGACGCAGATCAAGATCGACGATCGCCGTGATCGGGTGAGCACGCCAACGGATAAAGTGCATTCTGTTCTGGAAAAACTGAAAGGTACATCGCCATGA
- a CDS encoding sugar phosphate isomerase/epimerase family protein — protein MGRFFGTQTPQSVRQVHVNMPWTMVPKYLDVIREERFHLELGFTGEDLDRLDWKALDGTVALLKSWGCRLTLHGPFWELCAGSCDALIRQVSLLRWHQMFDVAARVQPIQIVCHTGYDPRHHREQRGAWIQRALALWEPLVNRAQRQNVRLCLENVWEEDPSLHEEIFSRLDSPVFGFCLDVGHQHAFSRTSLREWLEVLSGHLMEVHLHDNDGTRDAHLPVGMGTIDFAYLFETLMRKGRRPLLTVEPHTREHLLKTLVNLDKVLPGTWVV, from the coding sequence ATGGGCCGGTTTTTCGGCACGCAGACGCCTCAAAGTGTTCGTCAGGTGCACGTGAACATGCCGTGGACCATGGTGCCCAAGTATCTGGATGTCATTCGCGAGGAGCGGTTTCATCTGGAACTGGGTTTTACGGGAGAAGATCTGGACCGTTTGGATTGGAAGGCCCTAGACGGCACTGTGGCTTTGCTGAAATCCTGGGGGTGTCGATTGACGCTTCACGGCCCTTTCTGGGAGTTGTGTGCCGGAAGCTGCGACGCCCTAATTCGCCAGGTGAGCCTTCTACGGTGGCATCAGATGTTTGATGTGGCGGCTCGAGTGCAACCCATACAGATTGTTTGCCACACGGGCTATGATCCTCGCCACCATCGGGAACAAAGGGGGGCGTGGATTCAAAGAGCTTTGGCGTTGTGGGAGCCTTTGGTGAATCGCGCGCAACGGCAGAATGTGCGTTTGTGCCTGGAAAATGTTTGGGAAGAAGATCCGTCCCTTCACGAAGAAATCTTTTCACGGCTTGATTCGCCGGTTTTCGGATTCTGTTTAGATGTGGGGCATCAGCACGCGTTTTCGCGAACGAGCCTCAGGGAATGGTTGGAGGTTTTGAGCGGGCACCTCATGGAAGTGCATTTGCACGACAACGACGGAACTCGGGACGCCCATCTACCCGTAGGCATGGGGACGATCGATTTTGCGTATCTCTTTGAAACCCTGATGCGCAAAGGACGAAGACCCCTACTAACGGTGGAACCTCACACCAGGGAGCATCTTCTGAAAACCTTGGTCAATCTGGACAAAGTCCTTCCCGGCACATGGGTCGTTTAG
- a CDS encoding cupin domain-containing protein, with translation MKIQSYKDIPGTFFDNEAARGVTGRVLIGSRDGAQRFCMRLFEIRPGGHTPRHSHDWEHEIFIHEGHGSAYKDGRWVPITQGDALFIPPNEEHQIKNTSDKPLRFICLIPSGPPEL, from the coding sequence ATGAAAATTCAATCGTACAAGGATATTCCGGGCACCTTTTTTGACAACGAGGCCGCTCGAGGCGTCACGGGCCGCGTCCTCATTGGATCACGGGACGGCGCCCAGCGCTTTTGCATGCGCCTCTTCGAAATCCGTCCCGGCGGCCACACGCCTCGGCACTCCCACGACTGGGAACACGAGATTTTCATCCACGAAGGCCACGGCTCCGCCTACAAGGACGGCCGGTGGGTGCCCATCACTCAGGGCGACGCCCTCTTTATTCCTCCCAACGAAGAACACCAAATCAAGAACACTTCCGACAAGCCCCTGCGCTTCATCTGCCTTATCCCCTCAGGTCCTCCGGAACTCTAG
- a CDS encoding acetoacetate--CoA ligase, which translates to MSRLLWQPSEERIRGTNMFHFLQHVNEKHGKAFRTYDDLYRWSIDHIPTFWATLWDYADFCVHRGYDQVVDDVHKMPGARWFEGAQLNFAENLLRYRDDRIALSFKGEGRPTVHTTYAELYDRVARLAASLRAMGIQPGDRIAGFVPNMTETVVAMLAATSVGAVWSSCSPDFGIKGVLDRFGQIQPRVLFTADGYQYNGKTFDSLERISEILKELPTIEKVVIMPYMHAEPDPGRVRNGILLEDFMAKESGLDVDFQQVPANHPLYILYSSGTTGIPKCIVHGTVGTLIQHYKELKLHTDVTRDDTIFYFTTCGWMMWNWLVSSLMLGARVLLYDGSPFYPHPGAMWQMAQDEKITIFGTSAKYLAAVEKAGVKPRESYDLSPLKAVLSTGSPLAIESFEYVYRDIKSDLCLSSISGGTDIISCFALGNPMGPVYAGELQCRGLGMKVEAWNEDGKPVIGEKGELVCTAAAPSMPIYFWNDPDGQKYRDAYFSVFPGVWHHGDFIEITEHGGVIIYGRSDATLNPGGVRIGTAEIYRQVETLPEILDSLVVGQDWDNDVRVILFVKLRDGCVLDEALIQRIKTAIRTNTTPRHVPSKIIAVPDIPYTISGKKVELAVRKVIHNEEVKNKDALANPEALEYYKNLPELAY; encoded by the coding sequence ATGAGTCGACTGTTATGGCAACCTAGCGAGGAACGCATCCGCGGCACGAACATGTTTCATTTTTTGCAACATGTGAACGAAAAGCACGGTAAGGCATTTCGCACCTATGACGACTTGTACCGGTGGTCCATTGACCACATTCCCACCTTCTGGGCGACGCTGTGGGACTATGCAGACTTTTGCGTCCATCGCGGCTACGATCAGGTGGTGGACGACGTGCACAAGATGCCGGGAGCCCGCTGGTTTGAGGGAGCGCAGCTCAATTTTGCCGAAAACCTGCTGCGCTACCGGGACGATCGCATCGCGCTGAGTTTCAAAGGCGAAGGACGGCCTACGGTGCACACGACCTATGCGGAGCTCTACGATCGCGTGGCTCGGTTGGCCGCATCCTTAAGGGCCATGGGGATTCAGCCCGGGGATCGCATCGCAGGCTTTGTGCCCAACATGACGGAGACGGTGGTGGCCATGTTGGCCGCCACCAGTGTGGGTGCCGTGTGGTCCTCCTGCTCTCCCGATTTTGGCATTAAGGGCGTTTTGGACCGGTTCGGGCAGATTCAGCCTCGAGTGCTCTTCACGGCCGATGGATACCAGTACAACGGCAAGACTTTTGACTCGCTGGAACGCATCAGCGAAATCCTCAAGGAACTTCCCACCATCGAAAAGGTTGTGATCATGCCCTACATGCACGCCGAACCCGATCCAGGGCGCGTGCGCAACGGCATTCTGCTTGAGGACTTCATGGCCAAGGAATCGGGCCTCGACGTGGATTTTCAGCAGGTCCCCGCGAATCATCCCCTCTACATCCTATACTCGTCGGGCACCACGGGCATTCCCAAATGCATCGTGCACGGCACCGTGGGCACCCTCATTCAACATTACAAGGAACTCAAACTCCATACGGACGTCACCCGAGATGACACCATTTTCTATTTTACGACCTGCGGGTGGATGATGTGGAACTGGCTGGTGAGCTCTCTCATGCTGGGCGCTCGCGTGCTCCTTTACGACGGCTCGCCCTTTTACCCCCACCCTGGAGCCATGTGGCAAATGGCTCAGGATGAGAAAATCACCATCTTCGGCACCAGCGCCAAGTACTTGGCGGCGGTGGAAAAGGCCGGCGTCAAACCCAGGGAATCCTACGACTTAAGCCCGCTCAAGGCCGTTTTGTCCACGGGTTCGCCTTTGGCCATTGAAAGTTTTGAGTACGTTTACCGGGACATCAAGTCGGATCTGTGCCTGTCATCCATTTCCGGAGGCACGGACATCATTTCCTGCTTTGCACTGGGCAACCCCATGGGGCCGGTCTACGCCGGGGAACTGCAGTGTCGGGGCCTGGGCATGAAGGTGGAAGCGTGGAATGAAGACGGAAAACCGGTCATCGGGGAAAAGGGCGAACTGGTTTGCACGGCGGCGGCGCCTTCCATGCCCATCTATTTCTGGAACGACCCCGATGGGCAAAAATACCGGGATGCGTATTTTTCCGTATTTCCCGGCGTGTGGCACCACGGTGATTTCATTGAAATTACGGAACACGGCGGGGTGATCATCTACGGCCGCTCCGATGCCACCCTTAATCCGGGCGGTGTGCGCATCGGCACGGCAGAGATCTATCGGCAGGTGGAAACCCTTCCCGAGATTTTGGACAGCCTTGTGGTGGGGCAGGACTGGGACAATGACGTGCGCGTGATTCTGTTCGTGAAACTCCGCGACGGATGTGTTCTGGATGAAGCCTTGATCCAACGCATCAAGACCGCTATTCGCACCAACACGACACCGCGGCATGTACCGTCCAAAATCATTGCGGTGCCGGACATTCCGTACACCATCAGCGGCAAAAAAGTGGAGCTGGCGGTGCGCAAGGTCATTCACAATGAAGAAGTGAAAAACAAAGACGCCTTGGCCAACCCCGAAGCGCTGGAATATTATAAGAACCTTCCGGAACTGGCCTACTGA
- a CDS encoding VgrG-related protein, with translation MGVSFIRKTIPRPTPPTAVSPGQTFTLVRAMGQRLFENALRSEVEMPPSSMQPVEAEMTLARMPAENESLQRLRENLQNADSGSRQAMITAAYIKAAAMGSGSAAWKAMAPMGSALQHGTSLGLVADNGADSGSGAVVEDGAASSVPEGLGFLSARFESGRAGVDAVGYDPGGGTSYGLYQIASRPGTMARFLDFLADHEPRWAQRLRAAGPANTGSSQGAMPRVWKAIAREDPKRFAALQHAFVRETHYEPARRAIQDATGVDVNTASRAVQEVLWSAAVQHGPGRAADMFIRALSRQGGREVALNESALIQSVYRDRGQVGHLHWGSLRDALLRRFQEEKAMALAMLQGGSDNTTA, from the coding sequence ATGGGTGTGAGCTTCATTCGAAAGACGATACCCAGACCGACGCCGCCGACGGCGGTATCGCCAGGTCAAACTTTCACCCTCGTTCGAGCCATGGGGCAGCGGCTTTTTGAAAATGCACTTCGTAGTGAAGTGGAAATGCCGCCGAGTTCCATGCAGCCGGTGGAAGCAGAGATGACCCTGGCGCGCATGCCGGCGGAGAACGAGAGCCTTCAGCGACTTCGCGAGAATCTCCAAAACGCGGATTCCGGCAGTCGGCAAGCTATGATCACGGCGGCCTACATCAAGGCGGCGGCCATGGGATCTGGCTCCGCGGCATGGAAAGCCATGGCGCCCATGGGTTCTGCCCTTCAGCACGGAACATCCCTCGGTTTGGTCGCCGACAATGGTGCCGATTCGGGGAGCGGTGCCGTGGTGGAAGACGGAGCCGCCTCATCGGTTCCGGAAGGCCTCGGCTTCTTGTCGGCCCGCTTTGAATCGGGCCGTGCAGGCGTGGACGCCGTAGGTTACGATCCCGGCGGCGGCACATCCTATGGCTTATACCAGATTGCCTCGAGACCGGGCACCATGGCGCGGTTTCTAGATTTTCTCGCCGATCATGAGCCTCGGTGGGCCCAGCGGCTTCGGGCGGCCGGACCTGCCAATACGGGAAGCTCACAGGGGGCCATGCCTCGAGTTTGGAAAGCCATTGCCAGGGAAGATCCGAAACGGTTTGCCGCGTTGCAGCACGCCTTTGTTCGAGAAACCCATTACGAACCCGCTCGGCGCGCCATCCAAGACGCCACCGGCGTGGATGTGAACACGGCCTCGCGGGCGGTTCAGGAGGTGTTGTGGAGCGCAGCCGTGCAGCACGGGCCCGGTCGAGCGGCGGACATGTTCATAAGAGCCCTGAGCCGACAGGGGGGGCGAGAGGTGGCGCTCAACGAATCGGCCCTCATTCAGTCCGTGTATCGGGATCGAGGCCAGGTGGGGCACCTTCACTGGGGAAGCCTGCGGGACGCGCTCTTGCGACGTTTTCAGGAAGAGAAAGCCATGGCTCTGGCTATGCTTCAAGGAGGTTCCGACAACACCACGGCGTAG
- a CDS encoding class II fumarate hydratase, with protein MDEKGFRVERDTLGEILVPKTAYYGAQTQRAVENFPLSGRTMPRPFLEALALIKQKAAEVHAAHGRLDSVVADAIIQAAGEVRAGKHWDQFPVDVFQTGSGTSTNMNMNEVLAGRANEILTGRRGGKHPVHPNDHVNMAQSSNDVIPTALHIAAWRLLQETTLPALSLLEEALREKADAFADVLKIGRTHAQDALPVTLGQEFSGYARQIALAAQRLGAVEPRLCEVALGGTAVGTGVGVPPDFVREVLDRIHEETGLRFREAENHFEAQSAQDAVVETGGALKTAAVSLWKIANDLRWLASGPRCGLGEIQLPALQPGSSMMPGKVNPVILEAVLQAAARVLGNDTTLTLAGQAGLLELHMMLPLLADTLLESIELIGRSARVLAEKCVRGIEAHRARCAAYVEQSLALATYLVPLVGYDRAAQVAQKAYDDGITVREAALSLGVASPEAIEKALAEGLKPTLS; from the coding sequence ATGGACGAGAAGGGCTTTCGAGTGGAGCGGGACACTCTAGGAGAAATCCTTGTGCCCAAGACGGCCTATTACGGCGCGCAGACTCAGAGAGCCGTCGAAAACTTTCCCTTGAGCGGGCGCACCATGCCCAGACCTTTTCTGGAAGCGTTGGCGCTGATCAAGCAAAAGGCCGCGGAGGTTCATGCGGCCCACGGCAGGCTGGATTCGGTCGTTGCGGACGCTATCATTCAGGCCGCTGGGGAAGTCCGCGCGGGAAAGCACTGGGACCAATTCCCCGTGGATGTGTTCCAGACGGGCTCGGGAACTTCCACGAACATGAACATGAACGAGGTCCTGGCGGGGCGCGCCAACGAAATCCTCACCGGGCGCCGCGGCGGAAAGCATCCCGTCCACCCCAACGACCACGTCAATATGGCGCAGTCCAGCAACGATGTGATTCCCACGGCTTTGCACATTGCCGCCTGGCGCCTTCTACAAGAAACGACGTTGCCGGCCCTGAGCCTCCTTGAAGAGGCACTTCGAGAAAAGGCTGACGCCTTTGCCGATGTGCTCAAGATCGGCCGCACCCATGCTCAAGACGCTCTACCGGTCACTCTGGGGCAGGAATTTTCCGGGTACGCTCGACAAATAGCCTTGGCTGCGCAGCGGCTTGGTGCGGTCGAACCGCGTCTGTGCGAGGTGGCCCTGGGCGGGACGGCCGTGGGAACCGGTGTCGGTGTGCCGCCGGATTTTGTCCGGGAAGTGCTGGATCGCATCCACGAGGAGACGGGTTTGAGGTTTCGAGAGGCGGAAAACCATTTTGAAGCCCAAAGTGCCCAGGATGCCGTGGTGGAAACCGGTGGGGCTTTGAAAACCGCCGCCGTCAGCCTGTGGAAAATCGCCAACGATCTGCGTTGGCTGGCATCCGGGCCGAGATGCGGTCTTGGAGAAATTCAGCTTCCCGCCCTGCAGCCGGGATCGTCCATGATGCCCGGCAAGGTCAATCCCGTCATTTTGGAAGCCGTGCTGCAAGCTGCCGCCCGAGTCTTGGGAAACGATACGACCCTCACCCTGGCCGGACAGGCGGGCCTTTTGGAACTCCACATGATGCTGCCGCTCCTGGCCGACACCCTTTTGGAATCCATCGAGCTTATTGGGCGAAGCGCCCGTGTGCTGGCGGAAAAATGCGTGCGGGGCATCGAGGCGCATCGGGCGCGGTGCGCCGCCTATGTGGAACAGAGCCTGGCCCTGGCCACCTATCTGGTTCCTCTGGTGGGCTACGACAGGGCCGCGCAGGTAGCTCAAAAGGCTTACGACGACGGGATCACCGTTCGAGAAGCCGCTCTGTCCCTGGGTGTGGCCAGTCCGGAGGCCATCGAAAAGGCGTTGGCTGAGGGGCTCAAGCCCACACTATCCTGA